In one window of Macrotis lagotis isolate mMagLag1 chromosome 5, bilby.v1.9.chrom.fasta, whole genome shotgun sequence DNA:
- the LOC141490047 gene encoding olfactory receptor 11A1-like, translating into MAHPCWENQTAIVEFVLLGFSTVWQLNLVLFTLFLTAYIFTVTGNMLIFLLVVFDHHLHIPMYFFLINLSFLEIGYTSNIVPRMLASLLAEWKTLSVASCLTQFYFFGSLAATECLLLAAMSYDRYLAICRPLHYTILMNGQVCIILAAGSWVSCFLLTALTIILLSRLTFCGPNEIDHFFCDFTPLVQLSCTDTSLMETIAFATSSAVTLVPFLLITTSYSCILTTILRIPSNAGRRKAFSTCSSHFTVVTMFYGTLIATYLAPSAHSSQFLRKVFSLLYTILTPMFNPIIYSLRNRDIHEALKRCLSRKTILLQ; encoded by the coding sequence ATGGCCCATCCTTGCTGGGAGAATCAAACAGCCATTGTGGAATTTGTGCTCCTGGGATTTTCAACTGTTTGGCAGCTGAATCTTGTCCTTTTCACCCTCTTTTTAACTGCATACATCTTCACTGTCACTGGGAACATGCTCATTTTCCTCCTTGTTGTGTTTGACCACCATCTTCACATCCCCATGTACTTTTTTCTGATAAACCTTTCCTTCCTGGAGATTGGGTACACCTCGAACATTGTCCCGAGGATGCTGGCAAGTCTTCTGGCCGAATGGAAAACCCTCTCAGTGGCCAGCTGCCTCactcagttttatttctttggatcCTTGGCAGCCACAGAGTGTCTTTTGCTGGCTGCAATGTCATATGACCGTTACTTAGCCATCTGCCGGCCTCTTCATTATACTATCCTCATGAATGGCCAAGTCTGCATTATTCTGGCTGCTGGCTCCTGGGTCAGCTGCTTCCTCCTCACAGCGCTGACCATCATACTCCTGTCCCGGCTGACCTTCTGTGGACCCAATGAAATCGATCATTTCTTTTGTGACTTTACTCCCCTGGTCCAACTCTCCTGCACAGACACCTCATTGATGGAGACCATTGCCTTTGCCACTTCTTCTGCTGTGACCTTGGTCCCTTTTCTCCTAATCACAACTTCCTACTCCTGTATCCTCACTACTATCCTGAGAATTCCCTCCAATGCTGGCCGTCGCAAGGCCTTCTCTACTTGCTCCTCACACTTCACAGTGGTTACCATGTTTTATGGGACACTAATTGCCACATATCTCGCACCCTCAGCCCATTCATCCCAGTTTCTCCGCAAAGTGTTTTCACTCCTTTACACCATCCTGACCCCCATGTTCAATCCTATCATCTATAGCTTAAGGAACAGAGACATCCATGAGGCCCTGAAGAGATGTTTGAGCAGAAAGACAATTCTTCTCCAATGA